CGTCCAGGCCACCGTCTTTGATTTCGACGACTTCACAGGTGACAACAGAGTTCTTGCGAAGTTCGCCGGCTGCACCGGATTCCATCGGATCGCCGGAGAGCTGCTTGATGCCGAGGGAGATACGCTCCTTGTCGACGTCAACGTCCAGAACGACGGCCTTGACCATGTCGCCCTTCTTGAACTCTTCGATGACCTGCTCGCCCGGACGGTTCCAGTCGAGATCGGACAGGTGAACCATGCCGTCCACGTCGCCGTCGAGGCCGATGAACAGGCCGAATTCGGTCTTGTTCTTGACTTCGCCTTCGACTTCGGTGCCGATCGGGAACTGTTCGGCGAACGCATCCCACGGGTTCTGCAGGGTCTGCTTGAGGCCCAGGGAAATGCGGCGCTTGACCGGATCGACTTCCAGGATCATCACTTCGACTTCCTGGGAAGTGGAAACGATCTTGCCCGGATGGACGTTCTTCTTGGTCCAGGACATTTCGGAAACGTGGATCAGGCCTTCGATGCCCGGCTCCAGCTCAACGAATGCACCATAGTCCGTGATGTTGGTCACGCGGCCGGCAAACTTGGCTTCGATCGGGTATTTGGCTTCGATGCCATCCCACGGATCGGTTTCCAGCTGCTTCATGCCGAGGCTGATGCGATGCGTTTCCTGGTTGACGCGGATGATCTGCACCTTGACGGTCTGGCCGATGGTGAGAACTTCCGACGGATGGTTGATGCGGCGCCACGCGATGTCGGTGACGTGCAGCAGGCCATCGATACCGCCGAGGTCGACGAACGCACCGTAGTCGGTGATGTTCTTGACCACACCTTCGACAGTGTGCCCTTCTTCCAGGCTCTGGACCAGTTCCGAACGCTGTTCGGCGCGGGTTTCTTCCAGAACAACACGGCGGGACACGACGATGTTGCCGCGGCGCTTGTCCATCTTCAGGATCTGGAACGGCTGCGGGGTGTGCATCAGCGGGGTCACGTCGCGCACCGGACGGATGTCCACCTGCGAACGCGGCAGGAAGGCAACAGCGCCATCCAGATCGACGGTGAAGCCGCCCTTGACCTGGTTGAAAATCTGGCCGTTGACTTTTTCGTTGGCTTCGAAAGCAGCTTCGAGGCGAACCCAGCTTTCTTCGCGGCGTGCTTTTTCGCGCGACAGAACAGCTTCGCCGAGAGCGTTTTCGACACGCTCCAGGTAAACTTCAACTTCGTCGCCGACGCCCATTTCGCCGTCGCGGCCTTTCGCGCCGAATTCCTTCAGCGGCACGCGGCCTTCGACCTTCAGGCCGACGTCGATGACGGCGAGGTCTTTTTCGATGGCAACGACGGTGCCTTTGACAACAGCACCTTCGTAAAGGTCGTTCTGGACGAAGGACTCTTCGAGAAGAGCCGCAAAATCCTCGGTGGAGGGATTAAAATCAGTCAAGTCGTTCTCCTGGCGCCTTTTGGCGCGCCGCCGGCGGGTTGGTGTTGCACTCCGGATCGTCTGTCTCCCGGGATCGCGTTTCGCTGATCCTTCCGCTCAAAAAGCGGGCCGGCGGGGCGGGAGCCGGAAAATCCGGTCTCGTCACAGGGCGCCAGTTGGCGGCGTCCTGCCGAAATTGAGTTTGTTCTTAGATCAAGAACCAGAGGCCTGCGGCCACTTTGCTCCGGATGCACAAACAGGGGCACACCAAGGGTGAGCCCCACGTCCTCTAGGCATCCCTGGCGCGCGAAACGATATCCACAGCCGCCTGGAACGCGGTCTCTATATCCATTTCTGTCGTATCAAGCAAGACCGCATCGTCCGCTTGTTTCATCGGAGCCACCGTTCTTTGGCTGTCGCGCTCGTCCCGGCGCTTCAGATCATCCAGTACGGAGGCGTAAACGGCCTCCTGTCCCTTGGAGATCATCTCGTCGGTGCGCCGTCTGGCGCGCGCCTCGGGCGAGGCGGTGACGAAGAGTTTGACGGTCGCATGCGGGCAGACCACGGTCCCGATGTCGCGCCCGTCCAGGACAGCGCCCGGCGGCGTTTCGGCAAAGCGTCGTTGCAGGTTGACCAGCTCTTCCCGCAGACCGCCGAGAACGGCAATGCGCGAGGCGGCTTCACCGATCTCATGTGCTGACAGGACGCTCTTGTCCATCTGGGCTAGGTCCAGGTTCTGCGCGATCTCGATGGCGATCGGTTCGTCGCCAAGCGGCAGGCCCTTGGCCAGCAGGGCCGCGGCGACGGCCCGGTAGGTCAGGCCGGTGTCCAGGTGGCGCAGGCCGAAATGATCCGCCAGCCGCCGGGAGAGTGTGCCTTTGCCGGACGCGGCCGGACCGTCGATTGCAATGATCATGCAGCCTCGCTGGGTTGGGCGGAAATCCGGGCGCCGAGGCCTTCAAACAGCGTCGTGAAGGTCGGGAAGCTGGTGGCGATGACCGCGCCATCGTCAACAGTCACCGGCTTGTGGGCGGCCATGCCGAGCACCAGGAAGGACATGGCGATGCGGTGATCAAGATGGGTCACAACGGTGCCGCCGCCGATGTCGTTGGCACCGCCGGTCACCGTGAGCGTGTCCTCGGTTTCACCGCAAGGGATGCCATTGGCTTCCAGGCCCCGGGCAACGGCGGCCAGCCGGTCGGATTCCTTGACCCGGAGTTCGTCCAGGCCCGGCATGAAGGTATCGCCCTCGGCAAAGGCCGCGGCAACGGCCAGCACCGGGTATTCGTCGATCATGGACGGCGCGCGGCTTGCCGGCACGGTGATGCCTTTCAGCTTGCTGGCCTTCACGCGCAGGTCGCCGACTTCCTCGCCGCCTGTTTCGCGCCGGTTGACGATCTCGATGTCGCCGCCCATTTCGATCAGCGTCGTGATCAGTCCGGTGCGATGCTCGTTCAAAAGCACGTTTTCAATCGTGATGTCGGAGCCCGGTGTGATCAGCGCCGCCACCAGCGGGAAGCCGGCGGAAGACGGATCGCCGGGCACATCGATGTCCTGCGGTTTCAGCTCCGGCTGGCCCTGCAGGCGGATCACCCGCTCGCCGGCGTCGTTCAGAGAAACGGAAATCTCGGCGCCAAAACCCTTCAGCATCTTCTCCGTGTGATCCCGGGTCGCGATCGGTTCGATCACGGTGGTCACGCCCGGCGCGTTGAGCCCGGCCAGAAGCACGGCGGATTTCACCTGGGCGGAGGGCATGGGCACGCGGTAGGTCAGAGGCAGGGCCTGTTCCGGTCCGCGGATCGAGGCCGGAAGGCGGTCGCCGTCACGGGCGATCACGTTTGTGCCCATGTCGCGCAGCGGATCGAGCACCCGGCCCATCGGCCGTCCGGACAGCGACGCATCGCCGACAAACGTGGCGGCAATGTTGTGGCTGCCGAAAATGCCCATGGTCAGGCGCACGCCGGTCCCGGCATTGCCGAAATCGATGACATGGTCCGGCTCCAGCAGGCTGCCGAGACCGATGCCGTCGACGGCGTAGCTGCCGTCATCGTGTTTCTCGATGGTGGCGCCAACGGCGCGCATGGCGTCGGCGGTTGCCAGAACGTCCTCGGATTCAAGCAGGCCGTTGACGGTGGTGCGGCCGACGGCCAGGGCGCCGAACATCAGCGAGCGGTGGGAAATGGATTTGTCGCCGGGCACGCGGATCGTGCCGGTAAGGGGAGTGCCCATGCTCGAGGTGAGTGGCGTGGGCGTGGAAGCATGTGACATTTTCGAATGTCCGCAATTTCAGGGTCTGGACCCTTGTCGGTTGTCAAAAGGTGTCACGTCCTATCACGCAGATGCGGCTTCGTCATCTTCTCTGGCCGCATTTCTCCGGTCGAGGAAAGTTCGATGCATGGTGGGCAAGCGTGGGATAAACCGGTCTGGTGGTTGAAATTTAACCCGCAACGTGCAGAACAATGGGCGAAGTAACGAATTTCCCCCGATTAGCCTTTGACAGGGAAACCTCTTGAGGCTATGGGGCTGCCCACTAATTCAAGTCGTCCAATAACTACGAAGGGTGAGCACAGTGGCAAAACCTGAACTTGGCACCAAGCGGCTGTGCCCGAGCTGCGGCGCGAAATACTACGACCTCAACCGGGACCCGATCACGTGCCCGAAATGCGGCACGATCTTCGAGACCGTCATGACCTCCCGTGCCGCCAAGGCGGCCAAGGCTGAAGAAAAGCCCGAGGATGATGAGGACGAGGACGACGCAGCGGCTCCGGAAATCGTCACGCTGGAAGAAGCGGACGCGGAAGCCGAGGGCGGCGACGACGTGCCGGACATCGACGGTGATGATGATGTCGAGCTGGATGATGACGACAGCTCGGATGACGACGTCTTCATCGACGACGAGGACGAAGACGAGGACAGCGTGCCGGGCATCCGCGTCGAGATCGACGAAGACCCGGATCAGTAAGCTATTGATCAGGCAGAGTTTTTGCTCTGCCTGATCTTTTCCACAAGCCTGGCGGAATTTAGTGCGATTTTCTGCTTGATCTTGTGCGGAGGTGTGACTATAACCCGCCTCCATCGACGCCGGCGACCCAAACCGGCACCAAATGGACTAGGGGCCATAGCTCAGCTGGGAGAGCGCTTCGCTGGCAGCGAAGAGGTCAGGGGTTCGATTCCCCTTGGCTCCACCATTTCTCTTTAAAAGTTACTG
This genomic interval from Labrenzia sp. VG12 contains the following:
- the rpsA gene encoding 30S ribosomal protein S1 is translated as MRSATPTRRRRAKRRQENDLTDFNPSTEDFAALLEESFVQNDLYEGAVVKGTVVAIEKDLAVIDVGLKVEGRVPLKEFGAKGRDGEMGVGDEVEVYLERVENALGEAVLSREKARREESWVRLEAAFEANEKVNGQIFNQVKGGFTVDLDGAVAFLPRSQVDIRPVRDVTPLMHTPQPFQILKMDKRRGNIVVSRRVVLEETRAEQRSELVQSLEEGHTVEGVVKNITDYGAFVDLGGIDGLLHVTDIAWRRINHPSEVLTIGQTVKVQIIRVNQETHRISLGMKQLETDPWDGIEAKYPIEAKFAGRVTNITDYGAFVELEPGIEGLIHVSEMSWTKKNVHPGKIVSTSQEVEVMILEVDPVKRRISLGLKQTLQNPWDAFAEQFPIGTEVEGEVKNKTEFGLFIGLDGDVDGMVHLSDLDWNRPGEQVIEEFKKGDMVKAVVLDVDVDKERISLGIKQLSGDPMESGAAGELRKNSVVTCEVVEIKDGGLDVKIADSDLTAFIRRADLSRDREEQRPEKYSVGDKFDARITQFDKKTRRVTVSIKALEIAEEKEAVAQYGSSDSGASLGDILGAALKQQSDD
- the cmk gene encoding (d)CMP kinase, encoding MIIAIDGPAASGKGTLSRRLADHFGLRHLDTGLTYRAVAAALLAKGLPLGDEPIAIEIAQNLDLAQMDKSVLSAHEIGEAASRIAVLGGLREELVNLQRRFAETPPGAVLDGRDIGTVVCPHATVKLFVTASPEARARRRTDEMISKGQEAVYASVLDDLKRRDERDSQRTVAPMKQADDAVLLDTTEMDIETAFQAAVDIVSRARDA
- the aroA gene encoding 3-phosphoshikimate 1-carboxyvinyltransferase, which codes for MSHASTPTPLTSSMGTPLTGTIRVPGDKSISHRSLMFGALAVGRTTVNGLLESEDVLATADAMRAVGATIEKHDDGSYAVDGIGLGSLLEPDHVIDFGNAGTGVRLTMGIFGSHNIAATFVGDASLSGRPMGRVLDPLRDMGTNVIARDGDRLPASIRGPEQALPLTYRVPMPSAQVKSAVLLAGLNAPGVTTVIEPIATRDHTEKMLKGFGAEISVSLNDAGERVIRLQGQPELKPQDIDVPGDPSSAGFPLVAALITPGSDITIENVLLNEHRTGLITTLIEMGGDIEIVNRRETGGEEVGDLRVKASKLKGITVPASRAPSMIDEYPVLAVAAAFAEGDTFMPGLDELRVKESDRLAAVARGLEANGIPCGETEDTLTVTGGANDIGGGTVVTHLDHRIAMSFLVLGMAAHKPVTVDDGAVIATSFPTFTTLFEGLGARISAQPSEAA
- a CDS encoding TIGR02300 family protein; protein product: MAKPELGTKRLCPSCGAKYYDLNRDPITCPKCGTIFETVMTSRAAKAAKAEEKPEDDEDEDDAAAPEIVTLEEADAEAEGGDDVPDIDGDDDVELDDDDSSDDDVFIDDEDEDEDSVPGIRVEIDEDPDQ